From the Micromonospora echinospora genome, the window GCGGACAGCGCGGCGCTCTGCGGCGCGGTGGCCGAACACCTCGACCGGCCGATCCAGCTCCTCCCCCTGCCCCTGCCCACCGACGCGCCCTGCGGCATCGTGATCTCCACACCGCAGAGCCACTACGTGGCGTACGACAACCAGACCAGCCCACTGCACCAGCGGCACATCGTCGCCCACGAGCTGGGCCACCTGCTCGCCGGGCACGCCGCCCGACCGGTCGACGCCAGCGACCTGACCCGCCTGCTCATGCCGACCCTCGACCCCGACATGGTCACCTCGGTGCTCGGCCGGGTGCCCGGCTACGACGAACGGGCCGAGTGGGAAGCTGAGGTCATCGCCGGACTGCTCCGCCGGCACACCGCCCGCCGGAAGGCCACGCCGACGGTCGACGCGGACCCGTCGACGGCGGCCGTCGTCGACCGGATCCGGCAGTCCCTCGGCGGGCCGTGAGGCGTGCACGCCCTCCTCTACCCCGGGCTGGCCGTCCTGGCCTGGACGGCGGCCGGCGTACGGCTGACCACCACCCTGCGTGACGGCACCGGCAACCCGGCCCGCCACGCGGTCACCGGCACGTTCGCCCTGTTGGCACTGACCTTCACCGTCTCCACGCCGGCCGTCTGGGCGTTCGCCGACCGGGCCGTCGGCGTCGACAACATCGCCGCGCTCATCGCCCACCTCTGCGTGGTCGGCTTCTCCACCAGCATCCAGGTCCTGCTGCTCTGGTGGACCAACCCGCCCGAGCGGGCCGGCCGGCACAGCCGCTACCGGCTGGTCGCCCTGGCCGTGGTCGTCCTGGTGCTCGTGGTGCTGTTCGGCGGCGTCGGCCCGACCGACACCCACAGCACCGACTTCGTGGCCACCTACGCCCACCGGCCCCAGCTCGCCGCCTACCTGCTGATGTATCTCGCCGCCTTCTCGGCGGGACTGGTCGACATCATCCGGATCTGCTGGCCGTACGCCCGGCTGGTCGGCCCCGGCTGGCTGCGCCGGGGATTGCGCACCACGGCGGTCGGCGCCGCCGTCGGGCTGGTGTACACCCTGGCCCGCGTGCGCGACGTGGTCGCCGCCATCTGC encodes:
- a CDS encoding MAB_1171c family putative transporter, translated to MHALLYPGLAVLAWTAAGVRLTTTLRDGTGNPARHAVTGTFALLALTFTVSTPAVWAFADRAVGVDNIAALIAHLCVVGFSTSIQVLLLWWTNPPERAGRHSRYRLVALAVVVLVLVVLFGGVGPTDTHSTDFVATYAHRPQLAAYLLMYLAAFSAGLVDIIRICWPYARLVGPGWLRRGLRTTAVGAAVGLVYTLARVRDVVAAICWDDLPRLERLVPITASTGALLVIGGLTMPAWGPRLAAVPGTAHRIRLLRQLRPLWSALCAAVPAVRLAHDRRWWRPADRLHRRVIEIYDARLVLRPYLSEAVGDRARRHAEAGGLGGDDLAAVVEAAKLRAALAAMRADVRPRRPELPGPPDPALDEVREVEQLARVARAFATSPLVGAAVRETAEDAAGGGGGW